In the genome of Cryptococcus deuterogattii R265 chromosome 6, complete sequence, one region contains:
- a CDS encoding TATA-binding protein-associated factor, which yields MSFRQDKLILLLDSGSSQQIRQTAAKQIARIARASFDAATSKPDAKPHVDDDSSITLHSGGAEGDAWNDTLETISKILALYKSKSSETRHAAAQAIGLLAKNMPEYIQLAPISSVSLTSQPIDLLHILKNGQTLLASAGREYAAKPLPGDKAKRRKAMMASVGLGDAVGWGDDTDKVLDDEDDDMEDVRKTAPPSREPSAPPPDVFEGLSARQITMLKRKKGTNIMEEANKMRRLNEKAVGTGSSSAAPSRANSPSLPESSMTPDLKAEVITIDPGAKARAAEAGGQIDPVIDADGNPLASSKTLIMISGQSPWTTVLLEVIPDLHDTTWQTRHGSALVIMEILRSLGASYATAHPELYVALSRQLLSLLVLDRFGDFVGDTVIAPVRETAAQTLGVVLKYISTPGVKEIHQTLMGMVKQPWAKRGKESDNSPKAEKFAWEVRHAGLLGLKYEVAVRGDLLSVKVEGDIKPDVEMGDFNLLDDVVNATILALGDADDDVRTVAASALIPIAETLASQLPTEELARLLQSLWDCLAEGGDELGSSTGAVMDLLGALISYSQVVALLSADNKNLVSRVYTFLRHPIASVRLSVANILLAFSRLSSIPRQWSSDGYFSFMFQNLVLEERQDVRDVSFRAFETSLVEAAGMPEGIDGVVGSDVEDWYSIVMTPVGVALDTSLFRRPTKATGQTHNVDKAMMAGDMSLISMDTALQTRIAGAKALALLRRHKLTEINDIELLRRFLGSASSHQTFLASVIIQEWALDTESRVSDPFSFSLGTSNPDVESLSTLLIDRIGSPPPSTYHEMAMVLQRIYSECSALLTAFNVEGKLSKDKIPSLPKRIDPLSNAPDVFSIETAHQAVTTQFDILSGKLSKNAIKNALPSLQDRRNKVMGSVGYFSIMKEKYDVQVMGGIAGALVALKVMPPKFGPVIKNLMDGVKKEENEILQKRDAFWVAAFIQYTTSSFFTGRVNPSDKVVKNLFTFLCLDTSITPVFSPTAQGATEGIITLLEEKAAAAVANARKKDIVEESEEQIASRMTRRGALETFKAMAKRFGSNLFEKVPKFWEGISGALLANFVDGVNIEQVDQHLTTNVQAGQDLIDALTSFRLIAPELDPVLHHRLNNLFSPIITALQSSFSVVRNAAAQCLAAMCDVMTDEGMKRVVDDVVPLVGDAKKAYSRQGAVEAIHRIIKILDLKALPYVLFLIVPILGRMSDPDEHVRLLSTSTFASLVKMVPLEAGIPDPPGFSADLLAKRDDERKFLMQLLDGSKAEQYQIPVEVKAELRQYQKDGVSWLAFLAKYQLHGILCDDMGLGKSLQSICIIASKHHERAERHKATQSIDSAHLPSLIICPPTLTGHWYHEILKFTPHLRPVQYVGSAFERTTLRRSLSTYDVVISSYESIRSDISEFSKFSFLYCVLDEGHIIKNTKTKLAAAVKQIKAQHRLLLSGTPIQNNVLELWSLFDFLMPGFLGNERTFNEKFSKPILADREGKATPKEREAAANALEALHKQVLPFLLRRLKEDVLNDLPPKIIQDYYCELSPVQQQLYDEFSRSKAAEEAGMEIENSASKEGQGHVFQSLQYLRKLCNHPALVLDGEPQRFKEIQKKIGGGPELHDLTHAPKMEALRQLLQDCGIGLPPDKLADDVTTHRVLIFCQLRPMLDIIEKDLFGTHMPTVSYMRLDGSTDPRKRHAIVQTFNVDPRIDVLLLTTSVGGLGLNLTGADTVIFVDHDWNPMKDLQAMDRAHRLGQRKVVNVYRLITRGTLEEKIMGLQRFKLNIASSVVTQQNAGLGSMNTGEVLDLFKISAEGEPAKAKSAGVGAVSMSKMLEELDELPPEDEYAELSLSNFLGKV from the exons ATGTCCTTTAG ACAAGATAAACTCATCCTACTCCTCGACAGCGGATCTTCACAACAAATAAGGCAGACTGCAGCGAAGCAGATTGCTCGTATAGCTCGAGCTTCTTTCGATGCGGCCACGTCAAAACCTGATGCGAAACCTCACGTCGACGATGATAGTTCTATAACACTCCATAGCGGTGGTGCGGAAGGAGATGCGTGGAACGATACCCTAGAGACTATCAGCAAAATCCTCGCTCTTTACAAGTCGAAGTCATCAGAAACACGACATGCTGCCGCTCAGGCCATCGGATTACTCGCTAAAAACATGCCCGAGTACATCCAGTTAGCTCCGATCAGTTCGGTTTCTCTTACTTCACAACCGATAGATCTATTACATATTCTCAAAAATGGTCAGACGCTATTAGCATCTGCAGGTAGAGAATATGCTGCTAAGCCATTACCAGGAGATAAAGCCAAACGCCGGAAAGCTATGATGGCATCCGTTGGTTTAGGTGATGCTGTTGGATGGGGTGATGATACCGATAAGGTACtagacgatgaggatgatgatatggaggatgtgaggaAGACCGCTCCACCGAGTAGGGAGCCCTCGGCGCCCCCACCAGATGTTTTCGAAGGGTTGAGCGCGAGGCAGATAACGATGCTTaagcggaagaagggcacCAACATTATGGAGGAAGCCAACAA AATGCGTCGACTCAACGAAAAAGCTGTCGGGACTGGAAGTTCTTCAGCAGCGCCTTCTCGTGCCAATTCTCCTTCGCTTCCTGAATCATCAATGACGCCCGATTTGAAGGCTGAAGTTATTACAATCGATCCCGGAGCGAAGGCTAGAGCAGCAGAAGCTGGCGGTCAAATAGATCCTGTTATCGATGCCGATGGCAACCCACTGGCATCTTCCAAAACTCTTATAATGATTTCTGGCCAATCCCCATGGACTACTGTGCTTCTTGAAGTCATTCCCGACCTACATGATACAACTTGGCAGACTCGTCATGGCTCTGCATTGGTTATTATGGAGATACTCCGTTCTCTTGGTGCATCTTATGCTACTGCCCATCCCGAGCTCTACGTCGCTTTATCCCGGCAGCTACTCTCCCTCCTTGTTCTGGACCGTTTTGGTGACTTTGTGGGGGACACCGTCATTGCTCCTGTTCGTGAAACTGCGGCCCAGACTCTAGGTGTCGTGCTCAAGTACATTTCGACCCCCGGTGTCAAGGAGATCCACCAGACCCTCATGGGCATGGTGAAACAACCTTGGGCcaagagagggaaggagtCCGATAACTCACCAAAGGCCGAAAAATTTGCATGGGAGGTGAGACACGCCGGATTGTTAGGCTTGAAGTATGAAGTGGCTGTGAGAGGGGATTTGCTGTCGGTCAAAGTGGAAGGGGATATCAAGCCCGACGTCGAGATGGGGGACTTTAACTTGTTGGATGATGTAGTCAACGCGACTATCTTGGC ATTGGGAGACgccgatgatgatgtgCGGACGGTTGCTGCTTCCGCCTTAATACCTATTGCAGAGACCCTTGCCAGTCAGTTGCCTACTGAGGAGTTGGCCAGACTTTTACAGTCGCTCTGGGATTGTTTAGCcgagggaggagatgagctTGGTAGCAGTACAGGCGCAGTTATGGACCTTCTGGGCGCCCTTATATCCTACTCTCAGGTCGTTGCCCTCCTTTCTGCCGACAACAAGAACCTTGTCTCTCGTGTCTACACCTTCCTTCGTCATCCTATCGCTTCCGTGCGTCTATCTGTTGCCAATATTCTCCTTGCATTTTCACGCCTTTCTTCAATACCCCGACAATGGTCTTCCGACGGTTATTTCTCATTTATGTTTCAGAATCTTGTTTTGGAAGAACGTCAAGACGTGAGGGATGTTTCCTTCCGAGCGTTCGAGACGTCTCTTGTCGAGGCTGCTGGCATGCCTGAGGGTATTGATGGTGTCGTCGGAAGCGACGTTGAAGACTGGTACTCCATAGTCATGACCCCCGTTGGTGTTGCTCTGGATACCAGCCTCTTCAGAAGACCGACAAAAGCTACTGGGCAGACACACAATGTGGACAAGGCGATGATGGCGGGGGACATGTCACTTATCTCGATGGATACGGCATTGCAAACAAGGATAGCTGGCGCGAAGGCTTTGGCGCTATTGAGGCGACACAAGTTGACAGAA ATTAACGACATTGAACTCTTGCGACGATTCCTTGGTTCAGCAAGTTCCCATCAGACATTCTTGGCTTCAGTTATCATTCAGGAATGGGCTCTTGATACTGAATCTCGAGTATCCGATCCATTCTCATTCAGTCTCGGCACTTCCAACCCGGACGTCGAGTCCCTATCAACGCTTCTCATTGACCGTATCGGAAGTCCTCCCCCTTCGACGTACCACGAAATGGCAATGGTTCTGCAAAGAATCTACTCCGAATGCAGCGCTTTGCTTACTGCGTTCAATGTGGAAGGCAAGCTTTCTAAAGACAAGATTCCTTCATTACCCAAACGTATCGACCCTCTCAGCAACGCTCCGGATGTCTTCTCCATTGAGACTGCTCATCAAGCTGTCACTACCCAGTTCGACATCTTATCAGGCAAACTATCCAAGAATGCTATCAAAAACGCACTGCCCTCTCTTCAAGATAGGAGAAATAAGGTGATGGGTTCTGTTGGATATTTCTCGAtcatgaaggagaagtatGATGTACAGGTTATGGGGGGTATTGCAGGTGCGTTGGTGGCACTTAAGGTGATGCCACCCAAATTTGGACCGGTCATCAAGAACTTGATGGACGgcgtgaagaaggaggagaatgagatCCTTCAGAAGAGGGATGCTTTCTGGGTAGCCGCTTTCATCCAATATACAACGTCATCCTTCTTTACTGGGCGAGTCAATCCCTCGGACAAGGTTGTCAAGAATCTCTTTACGTTCCTTTGCCTCGATACTTCTATTACTCCAGTGTTCTCGCCAACCGCTCAAGGGGCAACGGAAGGCATCATCACGCTTCTCGAGGAGAaagcagcggcagcagtTGCCAATGCTAGGAAAAAGGACATCGTcgaagagagtgaagagcAGATCGCAAGTCGCATGACCAGAAGAGGTGCATTAGAGACATTTAAGGCGATGGCCAAAAGGTTTGGTTCGAACTTGTTTGAGAAGGTCCCCAAGTTCTGGGAGGGTATTAGTGGTGCACTATTGGCCAACTTCGTCGATG GGGTTAACATTGAACAGGTTGACCAACATTTGACCACCAACGTTCAAGCCGGTCAGGATTTGATTGACGCTCTGACTTCTTTCCGTCTAATCGCTCCCGAGCTTGACCCTGTTCTTCACCACAGACTGAACAACCTATTTTCTCCCATAATTACTGCCTTGCAGAGCTCGTTCTCAGTTGTCCGGAATGCGGCTGCTCAATGTCTCGCTGCTATGTGTGACGTGATGACAGATGAAGGCATGAAAAGGGTTGTAGATGATGTGGTGCCCCTGGTGGGTGATGCGAAGAAAGCCTACTCTCGACAGGGTGCTGTGGAAGCCATTCATC GCATCATTAAGATCCTCGACCTCAAAGCTCTCCCGTatgtccttttcctcatcgtccCCATACTGGGTCGTATGTCCGATCCCGATGAGCATGTCCGTCTGCTGTCGACCAGCACGTTTGCTTCCCTTGTCAAAATGGTCCCCTTAGAAGCTGGTATTCCTGATCCGCCTGGCTTTTCTGCGGATCTTCTAgcgaagagagatgatgaacgCAAGTTCCTCATGCAGTTGTTAGATGGCAGCAAGGCTGAGCAGTACCAGATCCCGGTGGAGGTCAAGGCTGAATTACGACAATATCAAAAAGATGGTGTCAGCTGGCTGGCGTTCTTGGCAAAGTATCAGCTGCATGGTATTCTCTGTGATG ATATGGGTCTCGGTAAAAGTTTGCAGAGTATTTGTATAATTGCGAGCAAGCACCACGAGCGCGCCGAACGCCACAAAGCTACCCAGTCAATCGATTCGGCccatctcccctctctcatcatctgtcCTCCCACGCTCACGGGTCATTGGTATCACGAAATTCTCAAATTCACTCCTCATCTCCGCCCGGTGCAATATGTTGGTTCCGCCTTTGAACGTACTACTCTTCGTCGATCCCTTTCAACTTATGACGTCGTAATCTCCTCTTACGAGTCCATTCGTTCTGACATCTCCGAGTTCTCGAAATTTAGTTTTCTCTACTGCGTCTTGGATGAAGGGCATATCATCAAAAACACCAAGACCAAGCTAGCTGCGGCTGTGAAGCAAATCAAGGCTCAACACAGATTATTACTTTCTGGTACCCCTATTCAAAACAACGTGCTTGAGCTTTGGAGTCTGTTTGATTTCTTGATGCCTGGATTCCTCGGTAATGAGAGAACATTCAATGAGAAATTCTCGAAGCCGATTTTGGCGGACCGAGAGGGAAAGGCTACTCCGAAGGAGCGTGAAGCAG CTGCAAACGCCCTCGAGGCTCTGCATAAACAGgttcttcccttcctgcTACGTCGActcaaagaagatgtcTTGAATGACCTTCCACCAAAGATCATCCAAGACTATTATTGCGAGCTCTCTCCCGTACAACAACAGCTCTACGACGAGTTCTCTCGCTCCAAGgcagctgaagaagctggtATGGAGATTGAGAATTCGGCATCGAAAGAAGGTCAGGGTCACGTTTTCCAAAGTTTACAGTATCTTAGAAAGTTGTGCAACCATCCTGCATTGGTATTGGACGGCGAACCCCAGAGATTTAAGGAAattcagaagaagattggtGGCGGACCAGAATTACACGATTTAACGCATGCGccaaagatggaagctCTGAG GCAACTGTTGCAAGACTGTGGTATCGGCCTTCCGCCGGATAAGCTGGCTGACGACGTCACCACTCATCGAGTTCTTATCTTCTGCCAACTTCGTCCCATGCTCGACATCATCGAGAAAGATCTTTTTGGTACCCATATGCCCACAGTATCTTACATGCGGCTAGATGGTTCTACTGATCCTCGGAAGCGACATGCCATCGTGCAGACGTTTAATGTGGACCCTAGAATTGACGTTTTGCTGTTGACGACGAGTGTTGGAGGTCTGGGTCTGAACTTGACAGGTGCTGATACGGTCATCTTTGTGGACCACGATTGGAACCCGATGAAGGATTTGCAGGCAATGGATAGGGCACATAGATTGGGTCAGAGGAAGGTTGTGAATGTGTATAGACTGATTACTCGTGGAACATTGGAGGAAAAAATTATGGG TCTACAACGGTTCAAGCTGAACATTGCTTCGTCGGTCGTAACTCAACAAAATGCCGGTCTCGGATCTATGAACACAGGAGAAGTGCTCGACTTGTTCAAAATCAGTGCCGAAGGCGAACCAGCAAAGGCGAAATCTGCCGGTGTGGGTGCAGTGTCTATGAGCAAAATGTTGGAAGA GTTGGATGAGCTTCCACCAGAAGATGAGTACGCAGAATTGTCATTGTCCAATTTCCTCGGTAAAGTATAA
- a CDS encoding vacuolar protein, which produces MAEIPNSESTFDGFVQAFVMIVVSEIGDKTFLIAAIMATRHSRMTVFAGALASLVVMSILSAAMGRVILGLIPKVWTLWAASALFLVFGAKMLQEAFSMASGSSHIQDEMREVEEELEEDSAVHDSHNARGTTIPLESIEAGTNTRSPRGSTSRLERSASPRPSRSGPSIHFPLSGGNNVGPLEKGKHWTVVLKEKIRTTLQITTNPVFAQAFVLTFLGEWGDRSQITTIAMAGAHSVAVIAFGTIVGHSICTCGAVLGGRYLSTKISVKHISLLGAAAFIIFAFLYAMEAYYYNDDIEANW; this is translated from the exons ATGGCTGAAATACCCAATTCAGAGAGCACATTCG ATGGCTTCGTTCAAGCCTTTGTGATGATTGTCGTCTCCGAAATTGGGGATAAGACTTTCCTGATCGCCGCCATCATGGCGACCAGGCATTCTCGAATGACCGTGTTCGCCGGAGCTCTCGCGAGCTTGGTGGTGATGAGTATATTAAGTGCCGCTATGGGACGCGTGATCTTAGGATTAATACCTAAA GTTTGGACTCTCTGGGCTGCATccgccctcttccttgtaTTCGGTGCCAAAATGCTTCAAGAAGCTTTTAGCATGGCATCCGGCTCATCCCACATCCAAGACGAAATGCGTgaggtcgaggaagaaCTCGAAGAAGACTCTGCAGTCCACGATTCTCACAATGCGCGCGGGACGACTATCCCGTTGGAATCCATCGAAGCCGGTACTAATACTCGAAGTCCTCGTGGATCCACTTCAAGACTTGAACGAAGTGCTTCCCCTCGCCCTAGCAGATCAGGTCCCTCGATCCACTTCCCGCTATCAGGAGGTAACAATGTCGGACCTttggagaagggcaagCATTGGACTGTggtgttgaaggagaagattagGACGACTTTGCAGATAACCACCAACCCTGTGTTTGCGCAGGCATTCGTGCTTACATTCCTGGGTGAATGGGGAGATCGAAGTCAAATTACCACCATTGCGATGGCTGGTGCTCAC AGTGTGGCCGTCATTGCTTTTGGGACCATCGTAGGCCATAGTATCTGTACCTGTGGTGCTGTTTTGGGTGGACGATATCTGTCCACAAAGATCTCTGTTAAACACA TTTCACTCCTCGGTGCCGCGgctttcatcatctttgcATTCCTCTACGCCATGGAAGCTTACTATTATAACGATGATATTGAAGCCAATTGGTAA
- a CDS encoding stromal membrane-associated protein, giving the protein MDARADGVNSKWGNKRANVYWERHLKAGHIPPDHKIESFIRSKYETRRWAMDGPPPPDPSVLDHESAGGVVSSPRQMQSPTPAPSSASSTAAPPGPAHLPKTHPLLSRSIASNKAAPSKPTSATQTPIIDLFDDDPALAPTAAPAASSTAPTPIVTASAPTQPAPSSASNIFDLDFRTPSAPPPSNSPPASAPVPNKAQSAKADIMSLFSTPSPSAIQSQQPNLAGGFFNATPGGVQATSPYASWQGGITSSVAPSLQQNRTQIPGGNEWGGLQMDQNAWGAPQHAQVAQQIQSTQTYAQPQQQQSMNSVASNPWTQASTSLVSSSDPWASTSGAGAGMGGGVFGTNQAQPKKEKDERDPFANIWA; this is encoded by the exons ATGGACGCCCGagcagatggag TCAATTCAAAATGGGGAAATAAGCGTGCCAACGTGTATTGGGAGAGGCATCTCAAGGCTGGGCATATACCACCTGACCA CAAAATCGAGTCATTCATTCGGTCAAAATATGAGACCCGCCGTTGGGCAATGGACGGACCCCCCCCACCCGACCCTAGTGTTCTCGATCACGAAAGCGCTGGAGGTGTAGTTTCTTCCCCACGTCAAATGCAATCCCCTACCCCTGCTCCTTCATCGGCGTCATCCACTGCTGCTCCACCCGGTCCCGCCCATTTGCCCAAGACCCACCCTTTGCTTTCAAGGAGTATAGCTTCCAACAAAGCCGCCCCTTCCAAGCCTACTTCTGCTACTCAAACGCCTATCATCGATctctttgatgatgacccAGCTCTTGCCCCTACGGCTGCTCCCGCGGCCAGCTCTACAGCACCCACACCGATTGTTACTGCTTCTGCCCCCACTCAGCCTgccccttcctctgcttccaaCATCTTCGACCTCGACTTTCGTACTCCCTCTGCACCGCCCCCTTCCAACTCCCCTCCCGCCTCTGCACCTGTCCCCAACAAAGCCCAATCAGCCAAAGCGGACATCATGTCCCTATTCTCCactccctccccttctgCCATCCAATCCCAACAACCCAATTTGGCAGGCGGTTTCTTCAACGCCACACCAGGTGGCGTCCAAGCTACAAGCCCTTACGCCTCTTGGCAAGGTGGCATCACCTCCTCCGTCGCGCCTTCGCTCCAGCAAAACCGGACTCAAATACCAGGGGGTAATGAGTGGGGTGGACTGCAAATGGACCAGAACGCCTGGGGCGCTCCTCAGCACGCCCAAGTTGCACAGCAGATCCAATCCACTCAAACTTACGCTCAGcctcaacagcagcaaagTATGAACAGTGTTGCTTCCAATCCATGGACACAGGCCAGCACCTCTTTGgtttcatcttctgatcCGTGGGCGAGCACGTCTGGTGCGGGTGCCGGTATGGGCGGTGGAGTTTTTGGGACGAACCAGGCGCAgcccaagaaggagaaggatgagagggatCCATTTGCAAATATTTGGGCGTAA
- a CDS encoding CCR4-NOT complex subunit CAF16: MPASDELAIDCHSLTYSWKEGDDPVLENVDLELQKGDRCLLLGANGAGKSTLLRILAGKRLTKTRTCRILGQDVFMNPPGGVVYLGTEWSSNPVVRSDIVVSHFLDSVGGYRHKERRDRLLRILDVDLDWHMHEISDGERRRVQLCMGLMGEWDVLLLDEVTVDLDVLVRADLINFLISESETRGATIVYATHIFDGLKKFPTKVCHIQLGSTPRDLVAWPPEAKESQEETLFELALGWLREDRDLRRQKEKEKGRVRGPKTDTRDAKTFFEKYDYSH, translated from the exons ATGCCGGCATCAGATGAACTGGCCATCGACTGTCATAGTCTCACCTATtcatggaaagaaggagacgaCCCCGTCCTCGAAAATGTGGACCTCGAGCTTCAAAAGGGGGACAGATGTCTGCTATTGGGTGCTAACGGAG CGGGGAAATCGACACTTTTGAGGATTTTAGCAGGCAAGCGGTTGACCAAGACGAGGACTTGTCGAATCTTGGGACAGGACGTATTCATGAACCCTCCAGGA GGGGTCGTCTATCTCGGAACAGAATGGTCCTCCAACCCTGTCGTTCGTTCGGACATTGTTGTTTCTCATTTCCTAGACTCTGTGGGTGGTTATAGGCACAAGGAGCGGAGAGATAGGCTTTTGAGGATCCTTGACGTCGATCTTGACTG GCACATGCACGAAATCTCTGATGGAGAGCGTCGTCGGGTCCAGCTTTGTATGGGACTTATGGGAGAATGGGATGTCTTGCTTTTGGACGAAGTCACTGTTGATCTGGACGTGCTCGTTCGTGCGGACTTGATCAACTTTTTGATCTCTGAATCCGAGACAAGAGGAGCTACTATCGTCT ATGCCACCCACATCTTTGATGGCCTCAAAAAATTCCCTACAAAAGTCTGTCACATCCAGCTCGGCTCAACTCCTCGCGACCTTGTCGCTTGGCCTCCTGAGGCCAAAGAGTCGCAAGAGGAAACACTTTTCGAATTGGCGTTAGGATGGTTGAGGGAGGATAGAGATCTGAGAAggcaaaaggaaaaggagaagggaagggtgAGGGGCCCCAAAACGGAT ACAAGAGACGCGAAGACTTTCTTCGAGAAGTATGACTACTCTCACTAG